From Pseudanabaena sp. BC1403, the proteins below share one genomic window:
- a CDS encoding YdcF family protein: protein MFDLLTNILIWIIAIPIFVILFRAIPKDWFRLFGLVIFTALIAIIFANFRFVEEPIPKTVVEFLTFPFTLVGLLLLLLFFNYWLRLKNLNVKSGEKVDNKAANEKVATVRKEILIVLLIFAIATNNATSELFTCYLEQQGSNAIEQSYRRPVRNLTEQELLDFRRGVYDLIVVLAENPPYEPRLQEAIRLWNEADIQKKPYIILSGGRRTSYPPTKGYACLTPPESPPTRTKENVRDAIASRVGIPNIGLQYDPRYEGYFTNRAAPSEGIPQVDLTEADQMCSALTSFPNISSIRSFVIIEPSGITVRSSGDEISKLIKSLEKNKLIAEDTRNSRRILLITSPTEATRAFLSFRNQDLNASLTTASYPSDSHSNLGEQCPWPIGKQFRLKPQYFLFNAEAFVKSERVWTEVKELVFYTLRFWLRPPLTDERSYYPKQPV from the coding sequence GTGTTTGATCTATTAACCAATATTCTGATTTGGATTATTGCAATCCCAATTTTTGTAATTCTGTTTAGGGCTATTCCCAAGGACTGGTTTCGTCTATTTGGATTAGTAATATTTACAGCGTTAATTGCGATCATTTTTGCGAACTTCAGATTTGTGGAAGAGCCGATCCCCAAAACTGTTGTTGAGTTTCTCACGTTCCCATTTACGCTAGTTGGGCTTTTGCTGCTATTGCTATTTTTTAACTATTGGCTCAGACTCAAAAATCTCAACGTTAAAAGTGGGGAAAAGGTTGACAATAAAGCTGCTAACGAGAAAGTTGCTACAGTTAGGAAAGAAATATTAATAGTTTTACTGATCTTTGCGATCGCCACTAACAACGCTACCTCAGAACTATTTACCTGTTACTTAGAACAACAAGGCTCAAATGCGATCGAGCAGTCTTATCGTCGTCCAGTTCGTAATTTGACAGAACAAGAACTATTGGATTTTAGGCGAGGAGTTTACGATCTCATTGTCGTCCTTGCCGAAAATCCTCCCTATGAGCCACGTCTCCAAGAAGCAATCAGATTATGGAATGAGGCTGATATCCAAAAGAAACCATACATCATCTTAAGTGGGGGTAGACGAACATCATACCCCCCGACAAAAGGGTACGCCTGTCTTACTCCACCAGAATCACCGCCAACGCGCACCAAAGAAAATGTCAGAGATGCGATCGCTAGCCGAGTGGGCATACCCAACATTGGATTGCAGTATGACCCTCGCTATGAGGGCTACTTTACCAATAGAGCCGCCCCTAGCGAAGGTATCCCTCAAGTTGACCTAACCGAAGCTGATCAAATGTGTAGTGCTTTGACTAGTTTCCCAAATATCTCTTCAATTCGTTCTTTTGTGATTATTGAGCCATCTGGCATAACGGTGCGAAGCAGTGGCGATGAAATTAGCAAACTAATCAAATCTCTAGAAAAAAACAAGCTAATTGCTGAAGATACCCGCAACAGCAGAAGAATCTTGTTAATCACTTCTCCCACTGAAGCAACTCGTGCTTTTTTGTCTTTTAGAAACCAAGATCTTAATGCATCATTAACAACTGCTAGCTATCCATCCGATAGCCACAGTAACCTAGGCGAGCAATGTCCTTGGCCAATTGGTAAGCAGTTTAGACTCAAACCACAGTATTTTCTTTTTAACGCCGAAGCTTTCGTCAAATCTGAGCGAGTGTGGACTGAAGTTAAAGAATTAGTATTTTACACCCTCAGATTTTGGCTGCGTCCACCGTTAACAGATGAGCGTTCTTATTATCCCAAGCAACCAGTCTAA
- the lipA gene encoding lipoyl synthase, whose product MPAKEELRLPSWLRPQIGKASEISEVQQIIKQRGIHTICEEGRCPNRAECYAQKTATFLLMGPTCTRACGFCQVDKGHQPMPLDPDEARKVAEAVNLLGLDYVVLTSVARDDLADQGAGCFVDTMQEIRRSRPNVKIEVLTPDFRGDRRCIEMVTLAEPVCYNHNIETVRRLQGKVRRGAKYERSLSVLAMVKEIDPRIITKSGLMVGHGETLEELKETMQDLYAIGCSSLTIGQYLRPSLEHLPVQKYWTPEEFDELGAIAKQIGFAHVRSGALVRSSYHASQTV is encoded by the coding sequence ATGCCCGCCAAAGAAGAGTTACGGTTACCCAGTTGGTTGCGACCACAAATCGGCAAAGCTAGTGAAATCTCTGAAGTTCAGCAAATTATTAAGCAGCGAGGGATTCATACTATTTGTGAAGAGGGGCGATGTCCAAATCGAGCGGAATGCTATGCCCAAAAGACGGCAACTTTTTTGTTGATGGGGCCAACTTGTACTCGTGCTTGTGGTTTTTGCCAAGTCGATAAAGGTCATCAACCGATGCCACTCGATCCTGATGAGGCGAGAAAAGTGGCGGAGGCGGTAAATTTATTGGGCTTAGATTATGTGGTGCTGACTTCGGTAGCACGAGATGATTTGGCGGATCAGGGAGCTGGGTGTTTTGTGGATACGATGCAGGAGATTAGGAGATCGCGTCCAAATGTAAAAATCGAAGTACTCACTCCCGACTTTCGGGGCGATCGCCGTTGCATTGAGATGGTGACTTTGGCTGAGCCAGTTTGCTATAACCATAATATTGAGACAGTAAGGCGTTTGCAGGGGAAAGTGCGGCGTGGTGCTAAGTACGAGCGATCGCTATCGGTTTTGGCAATGGTGAAGGAGATCGATCCGCGCATTATTACAAAATCAGGGCTGATGGTGGGGCATGGTGAAACCTTGGAGGAGCTAAAGGAGACAATGCAAGATTTATATGCGATCGGATGCAGTTCCCTGACAATTGGGCAGTATTTGCGTCCATCCCTTGAACATTTGCCTGTGCAGAAATATTGGACTCCTGAAGAATTTGACGAGCTAGGAGCGATCGCAAAACAGATTGGGTTTGCCCATGTGCGATCGGGAGCTTTGGTACGCAGTTCCTATCATGCCAGCCAAACTGTATAA
- a CDS encoding 5-(carboxyamino)imidazole ribonucleotide synthase, with amino-acid sequence MATRQKIGVIGGGQLAWMMAIAAKHLGVELAIQAASSDDTAVNVADRVIYGEVADASATAKLAEYCQVITFENEFVDLVSLQKLINQTGDRGLLFLPKLETLAISVDKLNQRQHFRDHQIPTPEFYSVDTELELLASADHLSYPLVLKARRHGYDGKGTWVIGNEIELRAAWESMHKSPAIAEAFIPFERELAVIVARSESGEIVIYPVVETLQTNQVCRRTIAPARVDPKVREKVENIAKQIVTTLDAIGVFGIEFFLTAAGEVSVNEIAPRTHNSGHYTIEGCQTSQFEQLLRVVSGRQLGNVSMIEPVAVMVNLLGFENASGIDADYLDKRKTIASFPNTHIHWYNKTRSAIGRKLGHVTILAETHDIAIDISDRIEHIWYSN; translated from the coding sequence GTGGCTACTCGGCAAAAAATTGGGGTGATTGGTGGCGGACAACTTGCGTGGATGATGGCGATCGCAGCCAAACATCTTGGCGTTGAATTAGCTATTCAAGCTGCAAGTTCTGATGACACAGCCGTAAATGTTGCCGATCGCGTAATTTATGGAGAAGTTGCTGATGCTAGCGCAACAGCCAAGCTTGCTGAGTATTGCCAAGTAATTACCTTTGAGAATGAATTTGTCGATCTAGTTTCTCTACAAAAACTCATCAATCAGACTGGCGATCGCGGCTTATTGTTTTTACCAAAATTAGAAACCTTGGCGATCTCCGTCGATAAGCTGAACCAACGCCAACATTTTCGCGATCATCAGATTCCCACACCCGAATTTTATAGTGTCGATACAGAATTAGAACTTTTAGCATCTGCCGATCACCTCAGCTATCCCTTAGTTCTCAAAGCGCGACGACATGGCTATGACGGCAAAGGAACATGGGTTATTGGCAATGAAATAGAATTGCGAGCGGCTTGGGAAAGTATGCATAAATCTCCTGCGATCGCAGAAGCTTTCATTCCCTTTGAGCGCGAACTTGCTGTCATTGTGGCGCGATCGGAATCAGGAGAGATCGTCATTTATCCAGTTGTCGAAACTCTGCAAACCAATCAAGTTTGTCGTCGCACGATCGCTCCAGCTCGTGTTGATCCCAAAGTTAGAGAAAAAGTGGAAAACATTGCCAAGCAAATTGTGACCACCCTTGATGCGATCGGTGTATTTGGAATCGAATTCTTTTTAACAGCCGCAGGAGAAGTTAGCGTTAACGAAATTGCGCCACGCACCCATAATTCAGGGCATTACACCATTGAAGGTTGTCAAACTTCGCAATTCGAGCAGTTACTCCGTGTTGTCAGTGGAAGGCAACTCGGTAATGTATCGATGATTGAACCTGTGGCTGTAATGGTTAATTTACTGGGGTTTGAGAATGCTTCGGGTATAGATGCTGATTATTTAGACAAACGCAAGACGATCGCAAGCTTCCCGAATACGCATATACATTGGTATAACAAAACGCGATCGGCAATTGGGCGCAAGCTTGGTCACGTTACGATTTTGGCAGAAACTCACGATATTGCTATAGATATTAGCGATCGCATCGAACACATTTGGTATAGCAATTAA
- a CDS encoding DUF86 domain-containing protein, which translates to MAIDNITRLHHMIDAAKEAITFANGKSREELESDRLLLLALVKDLEIIGEAASKLTTEIRERYPRLPWIDIITMRNRLVHEYFGIDESIVWDTVTKDLPPLIEELEIILQHEIDLLIN; encoded by the coding sequence ATGGCAATTGATAACATAACTCGCCTACATCACATGATCGACGCAGCAAAAGAAGCGATCACATTTGCTAACGGTAAAAGTAGAGAAGAGCTTGAAAGCGATCGCTTACTCCTATTAGCTTTAGTCAAAGATTTAGAAATCATTGGTGAGGCAGCCAGCAAACTCACTACAGAAATTAGAGAGCGTTATCCCCGATTACCTTGGATCGATATTATTACTATGCGAAATCGGCTAGTACATGAATATTTTGGAATTGATGAAAGTATTGTTTGGGATACCGTAACAAAAGATTTACCTCCTTTGATTGAGGAACTAGAAATCATTCTTCAACACGAAATTGATTTGCTAATTAATTGA
- a CDS encoding nucleotidyltransferase family protein gives MTVIKATNLPFAISKEEITQFCQKNGIAKLSLFGSVLRQDFRPDSDVDILVSFLSDRKVSFLDLARMERELSVLFSGRKIDLRTPKELSPYIRDLVINEAVVQYGN, from the coding sequence ATGACAGTTATAAAAGCGACAAATTTACCCTTTGCTATTTCTAAGGAAGAAATCACGCAATTTTGTCAAAAAAATGGGATTGCTAAACTTTCCTTGTTTGGTTCAGTTTTACGGCAAGACTTTCGACCTGATAGTGACGTTGATATTTTAGTAAGTTTTCTCAGCGATCGCAAAGTTAGCTTCTTAGACCTCGCACGTATGGAACGCGAATTATCAGTATTATTTTCAGGTAGAAAAATCGATTTGAGAACCCCTAAGGAATTAAGTCCATATATTCGCGATCTCGTGATTAATGAGGCTGTAGTGCAATATGGCAATTGA
- a CDS encoding type II toxin-antitoxin system VapC family toxin: protein MTFLCDTNIISELARPRPNSGVVDWSQNITFIAISVITIEEITYGLTAKPNAKIQDWFQHFLSYSCQILPVTPEIAQCAGLMRGNFRTKGISRSQADILIAATAEVHDLILVTRNTRDFEGCNIQILNPFIE, encoded by the coding sequence ATGACCTTTCTCTGCGATACAAATATTATCAGTGAGCTAGCTAGACCTCGCCCAAATTCTGGCGTAGTTGATTGGAGTCAAAATATTACGTTCATAGCCATAAGTGTAATTACGATTGAAGAAATCACTTACGGACTAACAGCAAAGCCGAATGCAAAGATTCAAGATTGGTTTCAGCATTTTCTAAGTTATTCATGCCAAATATTACCAGTAACACCTGAAATAGCTCAATGTGCAGGGCTAATGCGTGGCAACTTCAGAACAAAAGGAATTTCTCGCTCTCAAGCTGACATTCTTATTGCTGCGACTGCTGAAGTTCACGATCTAATTCTGGTTACGCGCAATACTCGTGATTTTGAAGGTTGTAATATTCAAATCTTGAATCCGTTTATTGAATGA
- a CDS encoding prevent-host-death protein: MTWKIEEAQEQFLEVVNASGQTPQLIYQRDRFVAAVIRADLFQEFLTWQQQQKRTSLADTFDELRQICIAENYTFEISPRCDRPNPFAEMLP, from the coding sequence ATGACTTGGAAAATTGAAGAAGCACAAGAACAATTTTTGGAAGTTGTTAATGCTTCTGGACAAACTCCTCAACTAATTTATCAGCGCGATCGCTTTGTTGCTGCGGTAATTCGTGCTGACCTATTTCAAGAATTTCTCACATGGCAACAACAGCAAAAACGGACTTCCCTAGCCGATACCTTCGATGAATTACGACAGATTTGTATTGCGGAAAACTATACCTTCGAGATTAGCCCACGTTGCGATCGACCTAACCCCTTTGCGGAAATGCTGCCATGA
- a CDS encoding HNH endonuclease: MVSSQARKFVRERARSLCEYCHSPEYLNSDRFTMEHLLPQSLGGTDDVDNLALACSRCNSRRYNFITGIDPETEREIALFNPRQQNWAEHYVWSVDRLQIVGKTAVGRATCHRLDLNDDRHNDRFIIRARALWLRGGWHPPDGDPCL, translated from the coding sequence ATGGTGTCCTCTCAAGCCCGAAAATTTGTCCGAGAACGCGCCCGAAGTCTCTGTGAATACTGCCATTCACCAGAATATCTAAACAGCGATCGCTTTACAATGGAACATCTTCTACCACAATCTTTAGGCGGTACTGATGATGTGGATAATCTGGCTCTTGCTTGTTCTCGATGCAATAGTCGCCGTTATAATTTCATAACTGGTATCGATCCTGAGACGGAAAGAGAAATAGCTCTTTTTAACCCACGGCAACAGAACTGGGCAGAGCATTATGTTTGGTCGGTTGATAGATTACAGATTGTTGGCAAAACCGCAGTTGGTCGTGCTACTTGCCACAGATTAGATCTCAATGACGATCGCCACAATGACAGATTTATCATCCGAGCGAGAGCGTTATGGCTCAGAGGTGGTTGGCATCCTCCCGATGGTGATCCTTGTTTGTAA
- a CDS encoding AAA family ATPase, producing MMSIITNIGALPLPMFFFACWLVGVSLSTTKEKWLGIIAAIIMTAFRIEDESWLILLSFSITLLAYYRIYPEFISFIFKLVNTISYRVTQYPFDVLRRLPPFTSELLWLPLPNHDRILIAAFRQNPLEALPIFQSIQKQPLYGFQQTIKNALPQLVADQLTAIHTIPELITTATPNHAILPLLVPSLYQTELLDTKSLNVELLPTFQKYAQNIEAALQAGSIALRERGLERILDQLSTLNSQLSGLVKSKAIPRWQNVIKQWQTIIQQELEQLQRQSQGEILNPFQYGNPLTRDRAQLFKGRSAFADQIVRQILDRNRPTIILHGPRRCGKSSFLLNLPRLLTSDVLPVYIDLQSQSASQSEADFCFTIVRAIHRDARSQQVLLPAPPKREEFRLSPYTQLEDWLDTALTQLGDRRILLNIDEFEAIGIAMEQGRISNRLFDQLRSLIQHQSRLSFLFSGVQTLDELGTNWSSYFISAMPIEMTYLNPDEARELLLNPDPEFTLEYDTGIVDQILTLTRCHPYLLQLLGWVLVQLANTTHTQLVTPTLLQSAIPEAYINGIGYFTNVWEQFTGTNPTEITAGQQQLLALAQGQQPHPTNEAAQKSLQRMLRYHIIEKIDNQYKFEVPLIERWVREKSS from the coding sequence ATGATGAGCATCATTACAAATATAGGTGCTTTACCATTACCTATGTTTTTCTTCGCCTGTTGGCTGGTTGGAGTGAGTCTTTCTACTACGAAAGAAAAATGGTTGGGAATAATTGCTGCTATTATTATGACTGCATTTAGAATTGAGGATGAAAGTTGGCTGATTTTGCTATCTTTCTCAATTACATTACTTGCTTATTATAGAATTTACCCTGAATTTATATCATTTATATTCAAACTAGTAAATACTATCTCTTATCGTGTTACACAATATCCATTCGATGTTTTAAGAAGATTACCACCCTTTACTAGCGAACTACTCTGGCTCCCCTTACCCAATCACGATCGCATCCTCATCGCCGCCTTTCGCCAAAATCCCCTAGAAGCCCTACCAATTTTTCAATCCATCCAAAAGCAGCCCCTCTATGGATTCCAACAAACAATTAAAAACGCCTTACCGCAACTAGTCGCCGATCAATTAACCGCCATTCACACCATTCCCGAACTCATCACCACAGCCACACCCAACCACGCCATCTTACCCCTACTCGTTCCCTCCCTATACCAAACTGAACTATTAGATACTAAATCCCTCAACGTTGAACTTCTCCCCACCTTCCAAAAATATGCTCAAAATATCGAAGCAGCCCTCCAAGCAGGAAGTATTGCCCTCCGCGAACGCGGCTTAGAACGCATCCTTGACCAACTATCCACATTAAATTCCCAACTATCAGGACTAGTCAAAAGCAAAGCCATCCCACGCTGGCAAAACGTAATCAAACAGTGGCAAACCATCATCCAGCAAGAACTAGAACAACTCCAACGCCAATCCCAAGGCGAAATCCTTAACCCCTTTCAGTATGGCAATCCCCTCACCCGCGACAGAGCGCAACTATTTAAAGGACGTTCCGCCTTTGCCGATCAAATCGTCCGCCAAATCCTCGATCGCAACCGTCCCACCATCATCCTGCATGGTCCCCGACGCTGTGGCAAAAGCTCCTTCCTGCTCAACTTACCGCGCCTCCTAACCAGTGACGTTTTACCAGTATACATCGACCTCCAAAGCCAATCCGCCAGCCAAAGCGAAGCCGACTTTTGCTTCACCATCGTTCGTGCCATCCACCGCGATGCCCGTAGCCAACAAGTACTCCTACCCGCCCCACCCAAACGCGAAGAATTTCGCCTCAGTCCTTACACCCAACTCGAAGACTGGCTCGACACCGCCCTAACCCAACTAGGCGACAGACGTATCCTGCTGAATATCGATGAATTTGAAGCGATCGGCATAGCAATGGAACAGGGACGTATTAGCAACAGGCTCTTTGATCAACTCCGCAGCCTGATCCAACATCAATCGCGCCTCAGTTTCCTCTTCTCTGGAGTCCAAACCCTAGACGAACTCGGAACCAATTGGAGCAGCTACTTCATTAGCGCCATGCCCATCGAGATGACCTACCTCAACCCCGACGAAGCCAGAGAACTACTCCTCAATCCCGATCCCGAATTCACCCTCGAATATGACACAGGCATCGTAGACCAAATCCTCACCCTCACCCGTTGCCATCCCTACCTCCTCCAACTCCTCGGCTGGGTACTCGTACAACTAGCCAACACCACTCACACCCAACTCGTCACCCCCACCCTCCTCCAGTCCGCCATCCCCGAAGCCTACATCAACGGCATCGGCTACTTCACCAACGTCTGGGAACAATTCACAGGCACAAACCCCACCGAAATCACCGCAGGACAACAACAACTCCTAGCCCTAGCCCAAGGACAACAACCCCACCCCACCAACGAAGCAGCCCAAAAATCTCTACAAAGAATGCTCCGCTATCACATCATCGAGAAAATCGATAACCAATACAAATTTGAAGTCCCCTTAATCGAACGCTGGGTCAGAGAGAAGTCAAGCTAA
- a CDS encoding trypsin-like peptidase domain-containing protein, giving the protein MASLSPDNLHTCTVKLSIDNTHGTGFFVAAGLILTCHHVVKNAGDRPIKVRWQNQEDFAVAKVLQSFPDPVDLALLQFETLEALACVELDGAIAAFDDLFAYGYPDIDPNGAPVTLRYDGLNGDVPPKIKFSDGRVRSGLSGAPLLNPATGKVCGVVKYTEDRSLPLGGGGIPIATVFEYFPDLATQNRQFHQQQRGDVNPFQYGAPVSPDRFYGRVSAIADVKNRIGAISAQCVNIVGLRRSGKSSFLRYIKERPQVFFQDSQQPLIVLLDLQDSKFHDPYGLMEGLRRGIKAQVGTAPWGRGDNIDPYEVEDALLELRDEGYRLIVILDELESIGYRLDKFQDWGEDWRSKAGAGLFSLVVASRHPLSEIYKNLGLTSPFGNIFSTTVLGALEIEAWEKLLRDGFSSCGTDTLNLVNNLAGRLPFYTQMAAALIWQHGDVEVVKREFLFQVHSHWAGIFYDLSDLERHALRVAAGKSATAAAPVTRDWLQRYGLLGTNGELFSDVFAEFVRGLR; this is encoded by the coding sequence TTGGCTAGTCTCAGTCCTGACAATCTCCATACTTGTACGGTGAAGCTAAGTATTGATAATACTCACGGTACAGGTTTCTTTGTGGCGGCGGGGCTGATTTTGACCTGTCATCATGTGGTTAAAAATGCTGGCGATCGCCCGATTAAGGTGAGATGGCAAAACCAAGAGGATTTTGCAGTGGCGAAGGTTTTACAGTCTTTTCCCGATCCTGTCGATCTGGCTCTGTTGCAATTTGAGACGTTGGAAGCTTTAGCCTGTGTGGAGTTGGATGGGGCGATCGCTGCTTTTGACGATCTTTTTGCCTATGGCTATCCTGATATTGACCCGAATGGTGCGCCTGTAACGTTGCGATACGATGGGCTGAATGGTGATGTGCCGCCGAAGATTAAGTTTAGTGATGGCAGGGTTCGCTCGGGGTTAAGTGGTGCGCCGTTGCTCAATCCTGCTACGGGTAAGGTTTGTGGTGTTGTTAAATATACGGAAGATCGCAGTTTGCCCTTGGGTGGTGGTGGAATTCCGATCGCGACAGTGTTTGAGTATTTTCCCGATCTTGCGACTCAAAATCGTCAGTTTCACCAGCAGCAACGGGGTGATGTGAATCCGTTTCAGTATGGTGCGCCTGTGTCGCCCGATCGCTTTTATGGTCGGGTGAGTGCGATCGCCGATGTCAAAAATCGGATTGGGGCAATTTCGGCGCAATGTGTGAATATTGTCGGGTTGCGGCGCAGTGGCAAGAGTTCGTTTTTGCGCTATATCAAGGAACGTCCGCAAGTTTTCTTTCAGGATTCGCAACAGCCGTTAATTGTGTTGTTGGATTTGCAAGATAGTAAGTTTCACGATCCTTATGGACTGATGGAAGGATTGAGGCGTGGTATTAAAGCACAGGTTGGGACAGCGCCTTGGGGTAGGGGTGATAATATCGATCCCTATGAGGTCGAGGATGCTTTGCTGGAACTGAGAGATGAGGGTTATCGATTGATTGTGATTTTGGATGAGTTGGAAAGTATTGGTTATCGGTTGGATAAGTTTCAAGATTGGGGTGAGGATTGGCGATCGAAGGCTGGGGCGGGTTTGTTTTCGCTGGTGGTGGCGAGTCGGCATCCGCTTAGTGAGATTTATAAAAATTTGGGTTTAACTTCACCGTTTGGAAATATTTTTAGTACGACGGTGTTGGGGGCGTTAGAGATTGAGGCATGGGAGAAGTTATTGCGAGATGGCTTTTCTAGTTGTGGGACGGACACGCTGAATTTGGTTAATAATTTGGCGGGGCGGTTGCCTTTTTATACACAGATGGCGGCGGCGTTGATTTGGCAGCATGGTGATGTGGAAGTGGTAAAAAGGGAGTTTCTATTTCAGGTGCATTCGCATTGGGCGGGGATTTTTTATGATCTGTCTGATTTGGAACGTCATGCTTTGAGAGTGGCGGCGGGGAAATCGGCAACTGCGGCGGCTCCTGTGACGCGGGATTGGTTGCAACGGTATGGGTTGTTGGGAACTAATGGGGAGTTGTTTAGTGATGTGTTTGCGGAGTTTGTGCGAGGTTTGCGATGA
- a CDS encoding CU044_2847 family protein, producing MNDSETRTQNIPVQLEDGTTILVEVTQTGREDVANEASKFKAVTDALGGIVQAIAEPINRAKPNKATVKFGMELAVEAGQLTAVLVKGSGKANLEISLEWTKEIGTVKTIG from the coding sequence ATGAATGACTCAGAAACTCGCACTCAAAATATCCCTGTACAACTGGAAGATGGAACTACGATTCTGGTTGAGGTAACACAAACTGGGCGTGAGGATGTGGCAAATGAAGCCAGTAAGTTTAAAGCGGTAACTGATGCGCTCGGCGGAATTGTCCAAGCGATCGCTGAGCCGATTAATCGTGCTAAACCTAATAAGGCGACGGTGAAGTTTGGTATGGAGTTAGCGGTTGAGGCGGGTCAGTTAACAGCCGTACTGGTCAAAGGTAGTGGTAAGGCAAATCTAGAAATTTCGCTAGAATGGACAAAGGAAATAGGGACGGTGAAGACCATTGGCTAG
- a CDS encoding cache domain-containing protein produces the protein MNIKWKSQLLLFMVAITTSIVSAYSGFQANNAMIESAKKRELNVTSTLIQSNIAEQINKASARASLVSSLPSIKQAFRAKNREEIANRLLPAMIVQRDQFGIREGQFILPPAISFLRIYALKDGHGEDLSGFRQMLLVANRTGEPQRGMEIGRRGLSIRAVYPVKDDEGLIGSFEIGLSFSSVLSQTKTNTGFDVGVFIDDKLMTEVAKLQPRPDSERIIGGYQAVEVTDWAALKPLLSPAVFAKARDVSVELLTVNGNDYGLVLVPVLDYKGERIGAVVAVRDFSEFQNQQRWALTGTVAMAGLQIVLLTGALLIVVNAMLLKPFAAIASASNELADGNPAPDLEDLANRRDEIGGMARSLQTLVVSKGNGKGNTKDAVKESKNA, from the coding sequence ATGAATATTAAGTGGAAGTCTCAACTGTTGTTGTTTATGGTGGCTATAACCACTTCGATCGTGTCGGCATATTCGGGGTTTCAGGCTAACAATGCCATGATCGAAAGTGCGAAGAAACGAGAACTGAATGTTACATCCACATTGATCCAGAGCAACATCGCCGAACAGATTAACAAAGCCTCCGCCCGCGCTTCATTAGTGTCTTCATTGCCATCGATCAAGCAAGCTTTTCGGGCAAAAAACCGCGAAGAGATCGCAAATCGTCTATTGCCAGCCATGATTGTCCAACGCGATCAGTTTGGAATCAGAGAGGGGCAGTTTATCTTGCCACCTGCGATCTCTTTCTTGCGTATCTATGCTCTTAAGGATGGACATGGTGAAGATCTGAGTGGATTTCGTCAGATGCTACTGGTAGCTAATCGCACTGGGGAACCTCAACGCGGTATGGAAATCGGTCGGCGCGGGCTTAGCATTCGCGCAGTCTATCCAGTCAAAGATGATGAGGGGTTGATCGGTAGCTTTGAAATAGGCTTAAGTTTCTCATCGGTGCTCTCACAAACTAAGACAAATACAGGCTTTGATGTGGGTGTGTTCATCGACGATAAATTGATGACTGAGGTCGCCAAATTGCAGCCTCGTCCAGATAGTGAGCGCATCATTGGTGGATACCAAGCCGTCGAAGTCACAGACTGGGCGGCTCTCAAGCCACTACTATCTCCCGCAGTCTTTGCCAAGGCGCGTGATGTTTCTGTTGAACTTCTCACCGTCAATGGCAATGACTACGGACTGGTCTTAGTGCCCGTGCTGGACTACAAGGGTGAACGTATCGGTGCGGTAGTGGCAGTTCGAGACTTTAGTGAATTCCAGAATCAGCAAAGGTGGGCACTCACAGGCACAGTTGCAATGGCAGGATTACAGATAGTGTTGCTGACTGGTGCTTTGTTAATCGTGGTTAATGCCATGTTGCTCAAGCCCTTTGCCGCGATCGCAAGTGCCAGCAACGAACTAGCCGATGGAAATCCAGCCCCTGATCTCGAAGATTTGGCAAACCGCCGCGATGAGATTGGCGGCATGGCGCGATCGCTACAAACTCTTGTTGTCTCTAAAGGGAATGGAAAGGGCAATACTAAAGATGCTGTGAAGGAGTCAAAAAATGCGTAG